In Streptomyces sp. RFCAC02, the following proteins share a genomic window:
- a CDS encoding PAS domain-containing protein → MSSRPARGAARLAAILDALPDALLLVNGNGTVVNANAIAVETLEAPGAPLIGRGLLDIVPDFDPRRIPGSMRRPEEDPSVRTRPTRMIARRTDGSALQVEVTSAGLDSGRAPYASAIEAAFADDYAGEELLVLIIRDLSGTLDTEAELVRQQRQTEMILRAASEGVVGVDTAGRIVLVNPAAAQILGHRASQLGGQELHPLAQHSRADGTPLSFEETPLHDTLSSGRKHRVRGQVLWTKDGQAIPVDLTTAPVRDGDQLVGAVLAFTDRRPMDALAARHAQLLSVLRDGLRGPLEQLRGELSALAADPAGQLWPEANQVLHHLAAGYTRMTTLVDNVLSYQRLDEGREKLSVKRVSLDAVVSAGVEGATELIGPGRAQFAVHAPPIEAEVDPDRLAQALAHLVADVAGVDATGRAASGAGAAGDSTIVVAAAQRGDVVRIEVRGPYPGGDPVHEPIVRGIVRQHGGVLQTHEVGGASAYVLEVPVLSGGGAVSAAPATRDASGDTTVMPVPAQPARGTAQEPARKPAAEIEPVQATPTGRRRRAGRPADEGHGTGSTPVPEAAFAPSGDTGETAAGHGRRRRALGPADAQGNGPAPVPDEMSDATPPGGVETDARPTGRRRRRQAEPVAEVPAAAPEQQAPEAQQPQEEPPPVEHSVVAASPILDGSAPPPMAPARQPRALPMPGSDRARSDATLPGVSVQTLGQGVPVAPLPERRPAPPGVPSPAPPAQAPVPQAQPTRRRKLATPPAEDPRPEQPALPARPVPGAAQAGPAAGTQGRGRQYTIGAPAAGAAEGPEPLDGPNGAVEVTDGRALVPARPQADDELPPEPLDNPRRLLVWPEPDPSTQHALTERGYRPVIVHSREEVDAQIAAYPAALFVDPLTGPITRTALQSLRAAAVAAEVPVLVTAGLGQASREAAYGADPAVLLKALAPRDSEQHPPRVLLVEEQPEIATALAASLERRGMQAAHAASDADAMEVASQIRPNLVVMDLNQVRRRRAGIIDWLRVNGLLHRTPFVVYTAAESDPAQLASLASGETVLFLAERSTNPEVQERIVDLLTKIGAH, encoded by the coding sequence GTGAGCAGCAGGCCAGCGAGAGGCGCTGCTCGCCTCGCCGCCATACTCGACGCACTTCCCGACGCGCTGTTGCTCGTGAACGGCAACGGCACCGTCGTGAACGCCAACGCCATCGCCGTGGAGACCCTGGAGGCTCCGGGCGCCCCCCTCATCGGTCGTGGACTGCTCGACATCGTCCCGGACTTCGACCCACGGCGGATTCCGGGCTCGATGCGCCGGCCCGAGGAGGACCCCAGTGTCAGGACCAGGCCGACCCGGATGATCGCCCGGCGGACGGACGGGAGTGCGCTCCAGGTCGAGGTGACCAGCGCGGGGCTCGACTCGGGCCGCGCCCCGTACGCTTCGGCCATCGAGGCGGCGTTCGCGGACGACTACGCCGGGGAGGAACTGCTCGTCCTCATCATCCGCGACCTCTCCGGGACGCTCGACACCGAAGCCGAACTGGTGCGCCAGCAGCGGCAGACGGAGATGATCCTGCGCGCCGCGTCCGAGGGGGTCGTGGGCGTCGACACGGCCGGGCGCATCGTCCTCGTGAACCCGGCCGCCGCCCAGATCCTCGGGCATCGCGCCAGCCAGCTCGGCGGTCAGGAACTCCACCCGCTCGCACAGCACTCGCGCGCCGACGGCACGCCGCTGTCGTTCGAGGAGACGCCGCTGCACGACACGCTGTCGTCCGGCCGCAAGCACCGGGTGCGCGGACAGGTCCTGTGGACGAAGGACGGGCAGGCCATCCCCGTCGACCTGACGACCGCGCCCGTCCGGGACGGTGACCAACTCGTGGGCGCCGTCCTCGCGTTCACGGACCGGCGGCCGATGGACGCGCTGGCGGCCCGGCACGCGCAACTGCTGTCCGTGCTGCGCGACGGCCTGCGGGGGCCGCTGGAGCAGCTCCGCGGCGAGCTGTCGGCCCTGGCGGCCGACCCCGCGGGCCAGTTGTGGCCCGAGGCCAACCAGGTGCTGCACCATCTCGCCGCCGGCTACACGCGGATGACCACCCTCGTGGACAACGTGCTGAGCTACCAGCGGCTCGACGAGGGCCGCGAGAAGCTGTCGGTGAAACGGGTCTCGCTGGACGCCGTCGTGTCGGCTGGCGTCGAGGGGGCGACGGAGCTGATCGGCCCGGGGCGGGCGCAGTTCGCCGTGCACGCGCCGCCGATCGAGGCCGAGGTGGACCCGGACCGGCTCGCGCAGGCCCTCGCGCACCTGGTGGCGGACGTCGCCGGGGTCGACGCGACGGGCCGGGCGGCGTCCGGCGCCGGTGCCGCGGGCGACTCGACGATCGTCGTGGCGGCCGCGCAGCGCGGAGACGTCGTACGGATCGAGGTGCGCGGCCCGTACCCCGGCGGAGACCCGGTGCACGAGCCGATCGTGCGGGGGATCGTGCGGCAGCACGGCGGCGTGCTCCAGACGCACGAGGTCGGGGGCGCCTCCGCGTACGTGCTGGAGGTGCCGGTGCTGTCGGGCGGCGGCGCGGTGTCGGCCGCCCCGGCGACGCGCGACGCGAGCGGCGACACGACGGTGATGCCCGTCCCGGCGCAGCCCGCCCGAGGGACGGCGCAGGAGCCCGCGCGGAAGCCGGCCGCGGAGATCGAGCCGGTGCAGGCGACGCCGACCGGACGGCGGCGGCGCGCGGGCCGGCCGGCCGACGAGGGGCACGGGACGGGTTCGACGCCGGTGCCGGAGGCGGCGTTCGCGCCGTCCGGTGACACCGGTGAGACGGCGGCTGGCCACGGGCGGCGGCGCCGTGCCCTCGGTCCCGCCGACGCGCAGGGCAACGGCCCCGCGCCCGTCCCCGACGAGATGTCCGACGCCACACCGCCCGGCGGCGTCGAGACGGATGCCCGGCCGACGGGCCGCAGGCGCCGGAGGCAGGCCGAGCCCGTGGCCGAGGTGCCCGCCGCCGCGCCGGAGCAGCAGGCGCCGGAGGCACAGCAGCCGCAGGAGGAGCCGCCGCCCGTCGAGCACTCCGTGGTCGCGGCGAGCCCGATCCTGGACGGGAGCGCGCCGCCGCCGATGGCGCCCGCGCGTCAGCCGCGCGCGCTGCCGATGCCGGGCAGCGACCGCGCCCGGTCGGACGCGACGCTGCCCGGGGTGAGTGTGCAGACGCTGGGTCAGGGCGTCCCGGTGGCCCCGCTGCCGGAGCGGCGCCCGGCGCCGCCCGGTGTGCCGTCGCCCGCGCCGCCCGCGCAGGCGCCCGTACCGCAGGCCCAGCCGACACGGCGCAGGAAGCTGGCGACACCGCCGGCCGAGGATCCGCGTCCCGAGCAGCCCGCGCTGCCCGCGCGGCCGGTGCCGGGAGCGGCGCAGGCCGGCCCCGCGGCCGGTACGCAGGGCCGGGGGCGGCAGTACACGATCGGTGCGCCGGCCGCGGGCGCCGCGGAGGGACCCGAGCCCCTGGACGGGCCGAACGGCGCGGTCGAGGTCACCGACGGCCGGGCCCTCGTCCCGGCCCGCCCGCAGGCCGACGACGAGCTGCCGCCCGAGCCCCTGGACAACCCGCGCCGGCTCCTGGTGTGGCCGGAGCCCGACCCGTCGACGCAGCACGCCCTCACCGAGCGCGGCTACCGGCCCGTCATCGTGCACTCCCGCGAGGAGGTCGACGCGCAGATCGCCGCGTACCCGGCGGCGCTGTTCGTGGACCCGCTGACGGGGCCGATCACGCGGACGGCGCTCCAGTCGCTGCGCGCGGCCGCGGTGGCGGCCGAGGTCCCGGTGCTGGTGACGGCCGGGCTCGGCCAGGCGAGCCGGGAGGCGGCGTACGGGGCGGACCCGGCCGTGCTGCTGAAGGCCCTCGCGCCGCGCGACAGCGAGCAGCACCCGCCCCGGGTCCTGCTGGTGGAGGAGCAGCCGGAGATCGCCACGGCGCTCGCGGCCTCGCTTGAGCGGCGGGGCATGCAGGCCGCGCACGCCGCGAGCGACGCGGACGCGATGGAGGTCGCCTCGCAGATCCGGCCGAACCTCGTCGTCATGGACCTGAACCAGGTGCGCCGCCGCCGCGCGGGCATCATCGACTGGCTCCGCGTCAACGGACTGCTGCACCGGACGCCCTTCGTCGTCTACACGGCGGCGGAGAGCGACCCGGCGCAGCTCGCGTCCCTCGCGTCGGGGGAGACGGTGCTGTTCCTCGCCGAGCGGTCCACGAACCCGGAGGTGCAGGAGCGGATCGTCGATCTGCTGACGAAGATCGGGGCTCACTGA